In Haloterrigena turkmenica DSM 5511, a single genomic region encodes these proteins:
- a CDS encoding 4Fe-4S ferredoxin N-terminal domain-containing protein: MSTDDESFHPLGQEWEGELEEMLDDTEYDTDLGMQMAQDAMRVTKGELSEAEFHEMYHDDVMEEFGEDQRPTQEAFEAAQEEAKGTVSRMLSAFDGDSEESRRDVMKKMGVGAAAVGMGAFGSTVDGQPSLAEKGHGGGSQAEQNEDLQWGMTIDLERCDGCLSCMEACASENDLDQGVNWMYVMAFEDELTSGGSPAPDNIVGGTSDHNMLVRPCQHCTDAPCEKVCPTTARHTRDKDGLVLTDYDVCIGCRYCQVACPYGVNYFQWDEPDVAHEEISGENGEDPKEITHAEYENGTERWVDSRSPRGTMSKCTMCPSMQDGRQGEDRVGTTACERACPPNAIQFGNVKDERSDAYQHGEHPSKSRAIIEIKGGVPDPSTINEQLSEGDDLQTALENEELELDAEVVSIMKAIGLASEGLESGDEENNSILEGEETILESLNALEQYVDLESEEVLTELRLGDGEEDDANARLREFAGNPSSKFKLLEDIGTHPNITYIGQEPGPEAHQVEGPSTYSDISYERSDGSEVDLVDKRQEILDEGTVGDVGWSL; the protein is encoded by the coding sequence ATGAGCACGGACGACGAATCATTCCACCCGCTCGGTCAGGAGTGGGAGGGCGAGCTCGAGGAGATGCTCGACGATACCGAGTACGATACGGATCTCGGTATGCAGATGGCCCAGGACGCGATGCGGGTCACGAAGGGCGAGCTCTCCGAAGCCGAGTTCCACGAGATGTATCACGACGACGTGATGGAGGAGTTCGGCGAGGACCAGCGTCCCACCCAGGAGGCCTTCGAAGCGGCCCAGGAGGAAGCCAAGGGGACCGTCTCCCGCATGCTCTCTGCGTTCGACGGCGACAGCGAGGAGAGTCGCCGCGACGTCATGAAGAAAATGGGGGTCGGCGCGGCCGCCGTCGGCATGGGTGCGTTCGGTAGCACCGTCGACGGCCAACCCTCGCTCGCCGAGAAAGGCCACGGTGGCGGCTCCCAGGCCGAGCAGAACGAGGATCTCCAGTGGGGGATGACTATCGACCTCGAGCGCTGTGACGGCTGTCTCTCCTGTATGGAGGCCTGTGCCAGCGAGAACGATCTGGACCAGGGCGTCAACTGGATGTACGTCATGGCCTTCGAGGACGAGCTCACGTCCGGCGGCTCTCCGGCGCCCGACAACATCGTCGGCGGAACGAGCGACCACAATATGCTCGTTCGGCCGTGTCAGCACTGTACGGACGCCCCCTGTGAGAAGGTGTGTCCGACCACGGCCCGTCACACCCGCGACAAGGACGGTCTGGTGCTGACCGACTACGACGTCTGTATCGGCTGTCGCTACTGTCAGGTCGCCTGTCCCTACGGCGTCAACTACTTCCAGTGGGACGAACCCGACGTGGCCCACGAGGAGATCAGCGGGGAGAACGGTGAAGACCCCAAAGAGATTACCCACGCCGAGTACGAAAACGGCACCGAACGGTGGGTCGACAGTCGCTCACCCCGCGGGACGATGAGCAAGTGTACGATGTGTCCGTCGATGCAGGACGGCCGACAGGGCGAGGACAGAGTCGGGACGACCGCCTGTGAGCGCGCCTGTCCGCCGAACGCGATCCAGTTCGGCAACGTCAAAGACGAGCGCAGCGACGCGTATCAGCACGGCGAGCACCCGAGCAAAAGCCGCGCGATCATCGAGATTAAAGGCGGCGTGCCGGACCCGTCGACGATCAACGAGCAGCTCAGCGAGGGCGACGACCTCCAGACCGCGCTCGAGAACGAGGAACTCGAGCTCGATGCTGAAGTGGTCAGCATCATGAAGGCGATCGGTCTCGCCAGCGAGGGGCTCGAATCCGGCGACGAGGAGAACAACAGCATCCTCGAGGGCGAAGAGACGATCCTCGAGTCCCTCAATGCGCTCGAACAGTACGTCGACCTCGAGAGCGAGGAGGTGCTGACGGAACTGCGACTCGGAGACGGCGAAGAAGACGACGCCAACGCTCGGCTCCGGGAGTTCGCCGGCAACCCGAGTTCGAAGTTCAAGCTGCTCGAAGACATCGGGACGCATCCGAACATCACGTACATCGGCCAGGAACCCGGTCCGGAAGCCCATCAGGTCGAGGGGCCGTCGACGTACAGTGATATCTCGTACGAGCGCTCGGACGGCTCCGAGGTGGATCTGGTCGACAAACGTCAGGAGATCCTTGAC